A stretch of the Oscillospiraceae bacterium genome encodes the following:
- the rnhA gene encoding ribonuclease HI: MKNVTIYTDGACRGNPGPGGWGTVLVYNGVEKELSGGDPDTTNNRMEIMAVIAGLEALKEPCEALIISDSKYVVDAIEKGWLASWQKRGWRKADGTPALNIDLWKRLLTAAADHKISFSWVKGHAGHSYNERCDELAVAASENAAKRGK; encoded by the coding sequence ATGAAAAATGTAACTATATATACCGACGGCGCATGCCGCGGCAATCCAGGACCGGGCGGTTGGGGCACAGTTTTAGTTTATAACGGCGTTGAAAAGGAGCTTTCCGGAGGCGATCCTGATACAACCAACAACAGGATGGAGATAATGGCGGTTATCGCCGGGCTTGAAGCTTTGAAGGAGCCGTGCGAAGCGCTTATTATAAGTGACTCGAAATATGTCGTTGACGCGATAGAAAAAGGATGGCTCGCTTCATGGCAGAAACGGGGATGGCGCAAAGCCGACGGCACCCCGGCACTCAACATTGATCTATGGAAGCGGCTTCTCACCGCCGCCGCAGATCACAAAATTTCTTTTTCATGGGTCAAAGGTCATGCCGGGCATTCGTATAACGAACGCTGCGACGAGCTTGCTGTTGCCGCCTCTGAAAATGCAGCCAAAAGAGGAAAATAA
- a CDS encoding helix-turn-helix transcriptional regulator has protein sequence MFDTKKFGGYVSKLRKNSDMTQSELAERLNLTRQAVSKYETGDSFPDVTILVLIADTFGVTLDELINSGEPTRGEAAILDSAAKGRDVIAESLADIVNLAPLLKPSVLTKMSNGLSKQGIDISSIVKLAEYLNDEGVISLLESATYDTVNDELLEKLMPVLDDKSKGMIFQKILDGEIDWHLIKTIVPYAEYMSSQIEAAVVEGALPWEALSILHEGLKISWEKKKKDGEL, from the coding sequence ATGTTTGATACGAAGAAATTCGGAGGTTATGTTTCGAAACTTCGCAAGAATTCCGACATGACACAGTCTGAACTTGCAGAGCGGCTTAATCTTACTCGTCAGGCGGTGTCTAAATACGAAACCGGAGACAGCTTTCCGGATGTAACAATTCTTGTCCTTATCGCAGACACATTCGGAGTGACGCTTGATGAATTAATCAATTCCGGCGAACCCACCCGCGGCGAAGCGGCTATTCTCGACAGCGCGGCGAAAGGCCGCGATGTTATCGCGGAAAGCCTTGCTGATATAGTGAACCTTGCGCCGCTGTTAAAGCCGAGTGTTCTTACGAAGATGTCAAATGGTCTTTCAAAGCAAGGAATAGATATTTCAAGTATAGTGAAGCTTGCCGAATATTTAAACGATGAAGGCGTGATTTCCTTGCTCGAAAGCGCCACATATGATACCGTTAATGATGAACTGCTTGAAAAGCTGATGCCTGTGTTGGACGATAAATCTAAGGGAATGATATTTCAGAAGATACTCGATGGTGAAATAGACTGGCATCTGATTAAAACAATTGTACCGTATGCCGAATATATGTCAAGTCAAATTGAAGCGGCGGTTGTAGAAGGAGCTCTGCCCTGGGAAGCGCTGAGCATTCTTCACGAAGGGTTGAAAATTTCCTGGGAAAAGAAAAAGAAAGACGGCGAACTGTGA
- a CDS encoding DUF4932 domain-containing protein, whose translation MKGAVILKAEINRNLELVEILLYLADRQNRTEQALKNIYYITKINEYFGKYKSHPAVALTQKLIDEQNFRYIKPIRAILSLDDILNNNTNRLYEWATAVIDFVVVSHFDGFILAMNSYYNMIIKKIQGFDIKKCINFTNYYFKGSNEPFRLMICPFDGNYGFVLDGILNVVRCLPYDGDGNIDTVYTNRLIGGIAHEYAHCFVNPVIEKYKDRLHEYKEFFAAHKNMYTYYNVDYAVMNEYFVRAYTFRYMRLFRNDFPDYDEYCNDTEKTKTAFIIYLDKFVEFLIEYEQSNLAFDEFYLKNLHRIGEFK comes from the coding sequence ATGAAAGGAGCTGTTATATTGAAAGCGGAAATCAATCGCAATCTTGAACTTGTGGAAATATTGCTGTATCTTGCCGACAGGCAAAACAGGACAGAGCAGGCGCTTAAAAATATTTATTATATCACAAAAATTAATGAGTATTTTGGCAAATACAAGTCTCATCCCGCAGTAGCTCTTACACAAAAGCTGATTGATGAGCAAAATTTTAGATATATCAAGCCGATAAGAGCGATTTTATCCCTTGATGATATTTTAAACAACAACACTAACAGACTTTATGAATGGGCGACTGCGGTAATTGATTTCGTTGTAGTCAGTCACTTTGATGGTTTTATATTAGCAATGAACAGTTATTACAACATGATAATCAAAAAGATTCAAGGCTTTGACATTAAAAAATGCATTAACTTTACAAATTATTACTTTAAGGGGAGCAATGAGCCTTTTCGTCTTATGATTTGCCCTTTCGACGGAAATTACGGCTTTGTGCTTGACGGTATATTAAATGTTGTCCGGTGTCTGCCATATGACGGAGACGGAAACATCGACACTGTATACACGAATCGTCTGATAGGCGGTATCGCCCACGAATATGCTCACTGTTTTGTCAATCCGGTTATAGAAAAATACAAAGACAGACTTCACGAATATAAAGAATTTTTTGCCGCGCATAAAAACATGTACACTTATTACAATGTGGATTATGCTGTTATGAATGAGTATTTTGTCAGAGCTTATACGTTTAGATATATGCGGTTGTTTAGAAACGATTTTCCTGATTATGATGAATATTGCAACGACACAGAAAAAACAAAGACAGCTTTTATTATATATCTTGATAAGTTTGTTGAATTTCTAATCGAATATGAGCAGTCGAATCTTGCGTTTGATGAATTCTATCTTAAAAATTTACATAGAATAGGAGAATTTAAATGA
- a CDS encoding class I SAM-dependent methyltransferase, translating into MNSMFLCPKCKSEFDLPKCPVCGYEVTQINTIYQFCDDPSVKLEGYNQYIGYDGIGEDFEPAVKFWDTNDVERYGVYEACGDLIVQRFGRDITVLDLGAGLGTASIPLAKNGIYTIAADISNVMLSTAVKRAAGRYDNLVFARMNAYNLMIADNRVDIIVENAMLHLVDNPEKVIKEIVRVLKPAGHLIRYGSYSQPLSEEEAKQNALCNNILSDINGVFYNYLTAHGFKSIWFYNRFAEIIPQYFDVPINNIANGFSEVFTEKLKFRLHRLKTGAHSDLQNIPKELINTAWSTADKYARDKYGDDYINIKGFSRYGTAIDIYKAK; encoded by the coding sequence ATGAACAGCATGTTTCTATGCCCAAAATGTAAAAGCGAGTTTGATTTGCCAAAATGCCCCGTCTGCGGATATGAGGTAACTCAGATAAATACCATTTATCAATTTTGCGACGATCCGTCAGTAAAGCTCGAAGGATATAATCAGTACATAGGCTATGATGGAATCGGCGAGGACTTTGAACCAGCCGTCAAATTCTGGGATACCAACGATGTCGAACGATATGGTGTATATGAAGCCTGCGGAGATTTGATCGTGCAGAGGTTCGGGCGTGATATCACCGTTCTTGATCTCGGCGCCGGGCTTGGAACTGCGTCGATCCCTCTTGCAAAGAACGGAATTTACACCATCGCTGCCGACATTTCAAACGTGATGCTCTCTACCGCCGTAAAACGCGCGGCAGGGCGGTATGACAATTTGGTATTTGCGCGGATGAACGCATACAATCTTATGATTGCAGACAATAGAGTTGATATTATTGTGGAGAACGCGATGCTTCATCTAGTCGATAACCCGGAAAAGGTCATTAAAGAAATCGTTCGCGTTTTAAAGCCCGCAGGACATCTTATCCGTTACGGTTCCTATTCACAGCCATTATCGGAAGAAGAGGCAAAGCAAAACGCCCTGTGCAACAATATTTTATCTGACATAAATGGTGTATTTTACAATTATCTTACAGCTCACGGATTTAAAAGTATTTGGTTCTACAATCGTTTTGCGGAGATTATTCCACAATATTTTGATGTGCCCATTAACAATATAGCAAATGGCTTTTCGGAAGTTTTCACCGAAAAGCTTAAATTTCGTCTGCACAGGTTGAAAACCGGAGCTCATTCTGATTTACAGAATATCCCAAAGGAGCTGATCAATACAGCCTGGAGCACCGCGGATAAATACGCGCGGGATAAGTACGGAGATGACTATATAAATATAAAAGGATTTTCAAGATACGGAACTGCAATTGATATCTATAAAGCAAAATGA
- a CDS encoding arylamine N-acetyltransferase — protein sequence MDFSITKGSHLDKWLDRIGYENNGTLVPSEETLAKIQYTHVTHVPYENLDIINGIPIALDINTLYDKIVTRRRGGYCFEINALFEAMLKEAGFVTESMFARFLRGTTGMQMRHHRVIRVYINGESFIADAGIGQSAPRIPVKLTEGAVQIICGEAYRFIRDPVLGYILQDLHEGKWRDFYAFTSEPQQEIDYMAASFWCEKSPDSPFGKQRMISIKTPDGRITIDGLVLKRFSPQGVEVHELREDEIPTILEEYFGISGII from the coding sequence ATGGATTTCAGTATCACAAAGGGTTCACATCTCGATAAATGGCTTGATCGGATAGGATATGAGAATAATGGAACTCTTGTCCCTTCCGAAGAAACACTCGCGAAAATTCAATATACACATGTAACGCATGTGCCGTATGAAAATCTTGACATAATAAACGGCATACCCATAGCTCTTGACATCAATACACTGTATGATAAAATCGTAACGCGCCGACGCGGAGGCTATTGCTTTGAAATAAACGCTCTTTTTGAGGCGATGCTCAAAGAAGCTGGGTTTGTTACAGAGAGTATGTTCGCCCGCTTTTTGCGCGGTACCACCGGGATGCAAATGAGGCATCACAGGGTGATACGCGTATACATAAACGGAGAATCATTTATCGCCGATGCCGGAATCGGTCAATCCGCTCCGAGAATTCCCGTGAAATTAACCGAAGGCGCGGTACAAATCATCTGCGGCGAAGCATACCGTTTCATCCGCGATCCTGTACTTGGTTATATTTTGCAGGATCTGCACGAAGGGAAATGGCGCGATTTTTACGCTTTTACTTCTGAGCCTCAGCAGGAAATCGATTATATGGCGGCTTCGTTCTGGTGTGAAAAGTCTCCTGACAGCCCGTTTGGAAAACAGCGTATGATTTCAATAAAAACTCCTGACGGCAGAATTACGATTGACGGACTTGTCCTGAAGCGTTTTTCACCTCAAGGAGTCGAGGTTCATGAGCTCAGAGAAGACGAAATTCCTACCATACTCGAAGAATATTTTGGGATTTCCGGAATCATATGA
- a CDS encoding AMP-binding protein: MKRQNKNYLYYDTRRVSSFRELLKGCRELYGDKTLFIFKKNGEIIQKSHNEFSHDVDCFGTALMSLGLGERHVALLSENSYEWLVTYFTVIASNGVFVPIDRDLTPEGVANILKIGDVSMLVISSALAVKMKSVISDNSYIKDVIIIGKNDDPSFASFEALIEKGDSLLKAGDKSYTSLATDNEVLSSLVYTSGTTGIAKGVMLSEYNIVSTAINALNSMHIHDSCLSVLPYHHTFEATTGILCYMHMGRVIYINENLRALAVNMKNYKPCDMQCVPLVVESIYKRIWATAEEGHKDKILKTLMNASRGLMKIGVDMRKTLFKSIHDSLGGNFTRFICGGAAVKPHICEFFEDIGIEVLTGYGITECSPLVCVNRDYFYDAYSCGVPIRNCSIKINNPNENGEGEICVKGDNVMLGYYKNPVATAAAFEDGWFLTGDIGKIDELGRLFITGRKKNVIVLKNGKNVYPEELESYFDESPYISEIIVFPVTDADNAESMITAEVFPNQDKSAEYGKEKLEKLIRQEIDTVNSGLPMYKQIKRVQFRNQEFEKTTTRKIKRFAVVNGKN, encoded by the coding sequence ATGAAAAGACAGAATAAAAACTATCTTTATTACGATACCCGCCGGGTTTCGAGCTTCCGTGAGCTTTTAAAGGGCTGCAGAGAGCTTTACGGTGATAAAACGCTTTTCATCTTCAAAAAAAATGGAGAGATAATTCAAAAAAGCCATAACGAATTTTCACACGATGTCGATTGCTTTGGCACCGCGCTGATGTCACTCGGCCTGGGTGAAAGGCATGTCGCGCTTCTTTCGGAAAACAGCTATGAATGGCTCGTCACTTATTTTACGGTTATCGCGTCAAACGGAGTGTTTGTGCCTATTGACCGCGATCTCACTCCTGAAGGCGTGGCAAATATCCTTAAAATCGGCGATGTTTCGATGCTCGTCATTTCTTCGGCGCTTGCCGTTAAAATGAAGAGCGTGATCTCTGATAATTCATATATTAAAGATGTTATTATTATCGGCAAAAATGATGATCCTTCTTTTGCTTCTTTTGAAGCGCTTATTGAAAAAGGCGACTCGCTGTTGAAGGCCGGCGATAAATCATATACTTCCCTTGCCACCGATAACGAAGTTTTATCCTCTCTTGTTTACACATCCGGCACGACCGGGATTGCAAAGGGTGTCATGCTGAGTGAATATAACATCGTATCTACCGCGATAAACGCTTTAAATTCAATGCATATTCACGATTCCTGCTTGTCCGTTTTGCCGTATCATCATACCTTTGAAGCCACGACCGGAATACTGTGCTATATGCATATGGGACGGGTAATATATATAAACGAAAATCTTCGCGCTCTTGCCGTAAACATGAAAAACTACAAGCCGTGCGATATGCAGTGCGTTCCGCTTGTTGTCGAGTCGATATACAAACGCATATGGGCGACGGCCGAAGAAGGTCATAAGGATAAAATACTTAAAACACTTATGAATGCTTCGCGGGGACTTATGAAAATCGGCGTTGATATGAGAAAGACCTTGTTTAAAAGCATACATGACTCTCTCGGCGGTAATTTTACAAGATTTATCTGCGGCGGCGCCGCAGTAAAGCCCCATATTTGTGAGTTTTTTGAAGATATCGGCATTGAAGTGCTGACCGGATACGGTATTACTGAATGCTCTCCTCTCGTATGCGTAAACCGCGATTATTTTTACGACGCATATTCGTGCGGCGTTCCGATTAGAAACTGCAGCATAAAAATTAACAATCCCAACGAAAACGGAGAAGGAGAGATCTGCGTCAAGGGCGACAATGTTATGCTCGGTTATTACAAGAATCCCGTCGCCACCGCTGCCGCTTTTGAAGACGGTTGGTTCTTGACCGGAGATATCGGAAAGATCGACGAACTCGGACGTCTTTTTATTACCGGGAGAAAGAAAAATGTAATCGTACTTAAAAACGGTAAAAATGTTTATCCTGAGGAGCTTGAAAGCTATTTTGACGAAAGCCCGTATATTTCCGAAATAATCGTTTTCCCTGTTACTGATGCGGACAACGCCGAATCTATGATAACGGCGGAAGTATTCCCAAATCAGGATAAATCGGCCGAATATGGGAAAGAAAAACTTGAGAAGCTCATTCGTCAGGAAATAGACACCGTTAATTCGGGCCTTCCGATGTACAAGCAAATTAAACGCGTGCAATTCCGCAATCAGGAATTTGAAAAAACCACTACAAGAAAAATAAAGAGATTCGCTGTTGTTAACGGTAAAAACTGA
- a CDS encoding lipoate--protein ligase — MFILDFDATCAAESFAAEYYIAENLKPSEQVLYLWTTPPTVMIGKYQNAYAEINLAFTERNGIALARRMSGGGAIYTDRGCIQYSMIKKGAGEIDFYPFTEPVAGFLRSLGLDAAVSGRNDICVGGKKISGSAQYMTGGYTVHHGSLLFDCDKDALEGSLNFDTYKIESKGIKSNRERVTNIRELLSDEMRDRFTDAISFINALIPELSCNADILRFTDEQKKEIFIIASKMFLPHETVFGSSRKFNYTKSLRTSGGKITLSLSVENGIINDAELSGNFFASENFAKISRMFIGCLFDIGENSDIIIRIKNICSENMLYGVTESDLINLFNIKQV; from the coding sequence ATGTTCATTCTTGATTTTGACGCGACTTGTGCGGCGGAAAGCTTTGCCGCGGAATATTATATTGCCGAAAATCTGAAGCCGTCAGAGCAAGTATTATATCTTTGGACTACGCCGCCCACCGTCATGATCGGTAAATATCAGAATGCATATGCGGAAATAAATCTTGCTTTTACCGAAAGAAACGGGATCGCGCTTGCCCGCAGAATGTCCGGAGGGGGAGCCATATATACTGACCGCGGCTGTATTCAGTATTCAATGATTAAAAAGGGTGCAGGCGAGATCGATTTTTATCCGTTTACAGAGCCGGTAGCAGGCTTTTTACGCTCGCTCGGTCTTGACGCCGCAGTTTCGGGAAGAAATGATATTTGCGTAGGCGGCAAAAAAATATCAGGAAGCGCGCAGTATATGACGGGCGGATACACGGTACATCACGGTTCGCTTTTATTCGACTGTGATAAGGACGCTCTTGAGGGGTCACTAAATTTTGATACATACAAAATAGAATCCAAAGGTATAAAGTCCAACAGGGAGAGAGTCACGAATATCCGTGAACTTCTCAGTGATGAAATGCGGGACCGATTCACGGATGCCATATCCTTTATTAACGCGTTAATACCGGAATTGTCCTGCAATGCAGATATACTGCGGTTTACAGATGAGCAGAAAAAGGAAATATTCATCATCGCCTCAAAAATGTTTCTGCCGCATGAGACTGTTTTCGGTTCTTCCCGCAAGTTTAATTATACGAAATCTCTCAGAACATCCGGAGGGAAAATAACTCTTTCGCTTTCCGTAGAAAACGGAATAATAAACGATGCCGAGCTGAGCGGTAATTTTTTTGCTTCTGAAAATTTCGCGAAAATTTCGAGGATGTTTATAGGTTGTTTATTTGACATTGGAGAAAATTCTGATATAATAATAAGAATAAAGAATATTTGTTCTGAAAATATGCTCTATGGTGTCACTGAATCGGATTTGATTAATCTGTTCAATATTAAACAAGTATAA
- the lipA gene encoding lipoyl synthase has translation MTDQKKPSWLRVKYNKSEVSEISEMMSALGLNTVCKEAECPNMGECFKKRTATFMILGKYCTRDCRFCSVEHGAPESVCPEEPEHIAEAAVKLGLRHVVITSVTRDDLPDGGAEQFAACVRSIKRRLPSVAVELLIPDFKGSNNALDIVIAAHPDVIGHNVETVPSLYSDVRPQAVYTRSLEVLKYIKSKSPDIRVKSGIMVGLGEKKEEVFTLFDDLRAAGCDIITIGQYLRPSVSHVEMKEYITPEMFEMYKTQAQSRGFGYVSCGPLVRSSYHAAEALRETDVHS, from the coding sequence ATGACGGATCAGAAAAAGCCTTCATGGCTTCGTGTGAAATATAATAAATCGGAGGTTTCTGAAATTTCCGAAATGATGTCGGCGCTGGGGCTTAACACGGTATGTAAAGAAGCTGAATGCCCTAATATGGGCGAGTGCTTTAAAAAACGTACCGCGACGTTTATGATATTAGGAAAATATTGCACTCGTGACTGCCGTTTCTGTTCTGTGGAGCACGGAGCGCCTGAGAGCGTTTGCCCGGAAGAACCGGAGCATATCGCCGAGGCCGCGGTGAAACTCGGTCTGCGTCACGTCGTAATAACAAGCGTAACGCGCGATGACCTTCCGGACGGAGGCGCGGAACAATTTGCCGCCTGCGTCAGATCGATAAAGCGCCGGCTGCCGTCAGTGGCGGTGGAGCTTTTAATACCGGATTTTAAAGGCTCGAATAACGCGCTCGACATCGTGATCGCAGCTCATCCGGATGTGATCGGGCACAATGTCGAAACCGTTCCGTCGCTGTATTCAGACGTACGTCCGCAGGCAGTTTATACGCGTTCGCTTGAGGTATTGAAATATATCAAATCAAAATCGCCGGATATACGCGTCAAATCCGGTATTATGGTTGGCCTTGGCGAAAAAAAAGAAGAAGTTTTTACTTTATTCGACGATTTACGGGCAGCGGGCTGTGATATAATTACAATTGGTCAATATCTACGCCCGTCTGTATCACATGTCGAAATGAAGGAATATATAACGCCGGAAATGTTTGAAATGTACAAGACGCAGGCGCAGTCGCGCGGATTCGGTTATGTTTCGTGCGGTCCGCTTGTCAGAAGCAGTTATCATGCGGCGGAGGCGCTCAGAGAAACAGATGTTCATTCTTGA
- a CDS encoding lipoyl domain-containing protein: MNKMYINMPHLSAKSSKGTLCVYRVKPGDKIKKGDIVAEIETDKVVSEIESEYDGIIDSLCREEGDEVSEGEALLSLDKGNPSGNGKQK, translated from the coding sequence ATGAATAAAATGTATATCAATATGCCGCACCTGTCGGCGAAATCATCAAAGGGAACGCTGTGTGTTTATCGCGTAAAGCCCGGGGATAAAATCAAAAAGGGCGATATAGTCGCCGAGATAGAGACCGATAAGGTCGTGAGTGAAATCGAATCCGAATACGATGGCATAATCGATTCGCTGTGCCGCGAGGAGGGCGACGAGGTATCAGAAGGTGAGGCGCTTTTAAGCCTTGATAAGGGAAATCCGTCGGGAAATGGAAAACAAAAATGA